The genomic segment ttaGACTCATTTTGTCAAGTCATACacaattatttgaaaattaaagaaatttatatgtttcGGATAAGAATAAAATATATGATTACTTGAAAACTAAATATGCTGGATGTGAAAATTAAACAGCTACAAATTGAGAAAGGAGGGCATAAATTAATGTTATATTGGTTGATAATTATTTTGGAGAAGCTGTGGCGATTTTTCTCGTGGGCCGATATAAAGCCGTATACTAAAATGGCCCAAGGCTCATACCCAATTGTGTAATAATCTACCCTAATAACATGGTGGATTTAATatcaaacaaacaaaaaacaatatctaattattaaattttaattttatttacaaaatttatttaatttatatttaaatgaatatcaaaatataattataagaaatataATTATGACATatgaattaaaaatatatttttaaaaaaataaaaataaaaaaagagagaGTATGAACTGAAATACCAAAAGTTAGTTATTACAATCTCTCACATTTTATAATATAACgtagattattattaatttaatttaattgaatAAAACCTGAATTGTTGTTAGTTCATAAATTTTACGAGCTGAATCTCCGAGGCAACTAGGGCCAGTTTCTGAGTCTGTTTTTGCCCCCTTCTGaatcattttcgaaaatcagaTTATTTATTGCCGCAAATGTGATTGGTAATTTTATGCGACTTATGGTTTGTCTCTTCATGAATTTGTGTGGAATTCGTCgggttttttttaatatgtgtgtgtgtgatttcCTGGAGTTTTGATTGTTGATGCGAGTGTAATTGAGGAAATCAAAATTTAAGAAATTTCCTTTATTAATAAATGAGATCATTGATTTGGGATCAACTATAAATTTATGTGTATGATGGATTCAAAATTAGCCCCCGCTGTCCATTGATATGTTGACAGTCGAGTTTTTAAAATATACGAATTAATGTATTGTGTAGTTGGAAGTTTTTGCGAAAATGGATTTTCAAATCTTGTTTTATGTTATATGATGTATCTTATTAACAAAAATTTAAGATACTTCGGTCAGTTTTTCAAAGTTATACGTCAAAAATGGGTACAAATTAACTTAAATTTGAGATGGAGGGGGTGTTTTTTGCTTAGAAGTGTGCTAGAAATTGCTGGTTTCTGGCTTTCGATCTCATTGGCTTTATACTTTTGTTGAGGACATTTACTTGTCCAGCTTCTTTGGCCTTTTCAAGTTCTTTTTTTTCCCTGTAAAATCACTCATCTTGTTCTTTTAAAAAATGGCTGTGTAGTTTGACATAAAATGATCTCCATTCACTGCAGAATTGGGTCTTGTAATCCATCACTATGTGTTAGCAGGACAATGTCCAAAGTTGCATTTATGGTAATTAATGTTTACTTTAAATTTTACCAGATAGAAAGAGGGGAAACTGGAGCCTGTAGGTTTAGTAGTCCAATGGAATTACCTTCAGTTTGTGATAACTTAGAAAGCAGGAGTCAGGGTCCCGGTAGATCAGAGCTATCAGCTTTAATTCCTGGGCTTCCAGATGACATTGTTGTTTCCTGCTTGGCGAGAGTTCCTCGGAGGTACCATCCACATCTTAAACATGTTTCAAAGAGATGGAGAGAGTTGGTATGCAGCAAAGAGTGGGTTTCTTATCGACTCAAACATCATTTAGCTGAGACGTGGATTTATGCTCTGTGCATAAACAAGTCCGAGGAGCTTTGCATTTACATGTTGGATCCAAACCATTTCCAAAGGGGTTGGAAGCTCGTACATGGCCTTCCAAGTTGCTTCTTGAAGAGAAAAGGTGTGGGGTTTGAGGTGTTAGGTACGAAACTCTTCCTGTTTGGAGGCTGTGGTTGGGTGGAAGATGCCACTAGTGATGTCTTTTTTTATGATGCCCTGACGAATATGTGGAGTGCTGCTGGTTGTTTATCCACTCCAAGGTATATAAACATCCTGGTTTCTGTAAAAAGTAGTTACAATAATTCTTTCAAGTTCTACTGGCGTCATCCTGATTGTCAATTGCTGTTATTCTTAGGAGCTATTTTGCACATGAAACTTTGAACGGGAAAATATTTGCCATTGGAGGGCTTGGATCAAAATTAGGTCATACAAATTCTTGGGATTCTTATGATCCCCACACAAATTGTTGGAGTCCTCATATGGACCCAAATGTTATTCCGCATGTTGAAGATTCTCTCGTCTTAGATGGGAAGATTTATGTTAGATGTCGTTCTCAAGGCATATTGCCTCGTGCATATGCTATTGTGTACGAACCGTTTGACGAAACTTGGAACCGTGCTGATGCTGATTTTATCTCTGGTTGGTGTGGTCCTGCATTTGTTATAGATGGTGTATTATTCGTAGTGAACCAAATTACTTTAGGTGCTAGACTAATGGTGTGGCAAAAGGATCGTAGGGAGTGGATAACTGTGAGGAGATTGTCGACGCTTTTGACTCGGCCACCGTATCGACTTGTGGCTGTTGGTAAGAAGATGTTTGTTATCGGGAAAGGACTGAGTACGGTGATGTTCGATGTTCAAGATATTTATCATGCGGATCGTGTTTTGTTGAGTTCTTCTGTTCCAGGTTTGATATCCGTCAATGACGTTATAAGCTGCAAATCTCTTGCTATTTGAGTTTCTTTTGTAcatataaacatataatattCAATTTTACATTTACAAATTGCAACACATTGTGCAAAATTGTATCGATTTGAGTCTACCGATAGTACCTCGTTTGTATGAGTTGGGGTAATTCTCTTTCTTTGAAATAACCTAGTGTACTTCACGCTTTGGATGGAATGattttaactttaaaacatTTCATGGATGACATTGAGATTAAAAATTTCTGATATTACATTAAATTCAAATATCCAAGCAAATAGTAAGTGCAGGTtactaaaatttcaaaataaatcaCGAGGACTCGATATTGTCCGCTTCTCAAATCTCAGACTGCAAAAATTCCTGGTGTGGTTACTTTTTTAAGCTTGTTACCTCTAatcaaaatcaataaatacaCATCTCCTTTAGGATCATATGGTACACAACCGACCACTTTACATCTGTATGCAGTTTAGAAAACATGTTTATATCCTTGCACCCGAAAAGTTCATCCAATACAGATAAAAACACACTGCTCGAGCATTGTTTACAAATAAAGATGATAGATACCAAGAAGAAGAAATAAATGTGTAATGCTAGTTCAACTAGTCCTTTTCCTTTTAAAGGCAGGATGGATAACGTCATTGGACGACTCCAATTTATCGATCCTCGCCATATATTCTTTCATCCTCTGCACGACAATTTGCATTTTAGAGGCATTAGTTGAAATCTTTTGCTTAAGAAGCTGTATCTTCTCTTCTTCCTCTCGATCATCTCTGACTAACAAGGCCATGCTCCCTGACTCGACAGGTCTCGCCACACCTGCACGATGGNNNNNNNNNNNNNNNNNNNNNNNNNNNNNNNNNNNNNNNNNNNNNNNNNNNNNNNNNNNNNNNNNNNNNNNNNNNNNNNNNNNNNNNNNNNNNNNNNNNNTATCCTTAGGTTTaagcttggtttgattaaattttcgagCTCCGAGCTTCTTGGGCTTAGTTTGATATGATTAGCAAACAAACTCAACGAGCTTTTTATCGaaccgagcttcgaatagctcgcaAACCGTTTGATTCATTTACATCCCTTATATCTGTTCGTCACAGAGTCTCAACAATTATTATCGTTAACATCACCAGTTTATTAAATAAAACTAAGAAAGTTTTCCATTTCCTTGTCTTCTCTGTCAATCTCCTCCTTTGCTCGCCtgattcactttgtgaaattttcatttttttttcgattttatttCTGCCGACTTGCCGCCATTCCACTCCTTTAGCGTTATTTGTATGCTTCAGGTAAATAAATTGCATTTAATTTTCGTAAAATACGCGAGCTGAATGTTGTTTTTTGATTCCTTATAGTTGTTCATTACTTATTTGCTAAAGACGCGAGACTGGTGTTTGATTTAATTGAGTCAGAAAAGGATTGTTGGTTACGTGTTCGAAATTCGATGCCTTTAATATTAATATGTCCCCTGATTGTGCTAATTGTGTTGTTTGTTGGTcaatttatggattgatattgGGGATTTGAGTACTGACATGGATTAGGGCTTTTCTGTTTggcatttatatttattatttgattATATTACATTTCTAGCTTTTTTTCATGGTAAATGTTCGAATGTTGGTAGCTGAGGAATAAAGATTACATCTTTATATCATTCGGAGTAATTGGCCTCATTTTTTCCCCTCGTATGCTGTTTTTTTTCCTGGCATTGTCTGCATAATGACCTTTAGCTTTAGTGAAAGGCCTGGAAGTTTGGTTGCTGCAGGGGTTAATCACGGGGCAGGGTGCTAAATGTATTAAATTTAGCAAATTACTAACATTGTAATTCCTACAGGGGAGCGTTAGCAGTAAATTTGGAACTTTAATTCATCTCATCGTCTTAaaggaatttttttatttcgtAATTAATTGCTTTGCAATcctattatttattaaatacttTGAGCTTTATAATTAACATCTGCTTGTTGCTAATAGCTACTATAAGAATCTGATTTACTGCCAATGAGTGTAATTTGCTCATCGGCAGCATCTCCAACTTAGTTTTGTATAGATTAATAATAATATGGGATACTCCATATGTGCCCTGCAGTGTTTATTTTAAGTTTCTTATCTTTCAGCTGTGAATTTATTAAAGGATTTTTCCAGCGTGACTTCCAGCGGTTAGTCAATTTTTTCTTGAAGTAATTTGGTCATGTCAAtgatcatttttttattttgatgcaGGAACGTACCAGTGAAAGTACCCTCGAACTATACTCCGTTTTTGTTGCAATTGACAGAAGCTGATAATGAAATATAAAACATGAGGTATGCTTTTCTATTTTGTCGCCATATGTACTCTTAGTACTTGATCGCCTTTTCTTTTTTGTGTGCTTGGGTGGACCAATATTGAAACTCTTTACTTTGTAGAGGTTTCATCTCCATCTGCTTTATGTTGATTTTGATCAGTGTTGTCCTCCTTTGTGTTACCAGATGATTGAAGGCTTATGTGTGGCTTCAAAACTTCTGATGACTCAATACAACAAGGGGAGCAGAGGTTTGCCATGTTTTTGGTCCATTCATACGTCATGAAATACACTATGGCATGGGATCTTCAAAGAATCACCCCATTTCCCTTCCTTCACGGGTTAATTCCTCCCATTCTGAATTTACTACTTGACTATTTGCCGCCTTTCATCAAATTCCAGGCCGCTCTAACAAGGTAACTACAAGTAGAACCTCGCAGGATTGTCAAGATGAATATTTCTTTCTTGACTTGATTCACATATG from the Primulina eburnea isolate SZY01 chromosome 3, ASM2296580v1, whole genome shotgun sequence genome contains:
- the LOC140826596 gene encoding F-box/kelch-repeat protein SKIP4-like isoform X1 — translated: MISIHCRIGSCNPSLCVSRTMSKVAFMVINVYFKFYQIERGETGACRFSSPMELPSVCDNLESRSQGPGRSELSALIPGLPDDIVVSCLARVPRRYHPHLKHVSKRWRELVCSKEWVSYRLKHHLAETWIYALCINKSEELCIYMLDPNHFQRGWKLVHGLPSCFLKRKGVGFEVLGTKLFLFGGCGWVEDATSDVFFYDALTNMWSAAGCLSTPRSYFAHETLNGKIFAIGGLGSKLGHTNSWDSYDPHTNCWSPHMDPNVIPHVEDSLVLDGKIYVRCRSQGILPRAYAIVYEPFDETWNRADADFISGWCGPAFVIDGVLFVVNQITLGARLMVWQKDRREWITVRRLSTLLTRPPYRLVAVGKKMFVIGKGLSTVMFDVQDIYHADRVLLSSSVPGLISVNDVISCKSLAI
- the LOC140826596 gene encoding F-box/kelch-repeat protein SKIP4-like isoform X2 — encoded protein: MELPSVCDNLESRSQGPGRSELSALIPGLPDDIVVSCLARVPRRYHPHLKHVSKRWRELVCSKEWVSYRLKHHLAETWIYALCINKSEELCIYMLDPNHFQRGWKLVHGLPSCFLKRKGVGFEVLGTKLFLFGGCGWVEDATSDVFFYDALTNMWSAAGCLSTPRSYFAHETLNGKIFAIGGLGSKLGHTNSWDSYDPHTNCWSPHMDPNVIPHVEDSLVLDGKIYVRCRSQGILPRAYAIVYEPFDETWNRADADFISGWCGPAFVIDGVLFVVNQITLGARLMVWQKDRREWITVRRLSTLLTRPPYRLVAVGKKMFVIGKGLSTVMFDVQDIYHADRVLLSSSVPGLISVNDVISCKSLAI